The following are encoded together in the Onychostoma macrolepis isolate SWU-2019 chromosome 03, ASM1243209v1, whole genome shotgun sequence genome:
- the LOC131537953 gene encoding G-protein coupled receptor 183-like isoform X1 encodes MWHAKDPGISGSFHLRCCMKTESNFSSSDIMEGQLRHDTRFSYILRSSLPSSNLTISSVNATHVFSVFDGCEDMVAGVVFDLAIQCFNVIIGIPANILVLANLIKTRHEPSTSDIFLGCLAFMDAYFGFMTIIAFLNFYHWRSAMGWRAMKFSYGVKDTSGPLFLSCVCLDRFIAVLFPIAFGQLKDIKYRIGLTIVVLLLTFAYASAKTVGGLPNFEKVFTGEVLFAFTWMVVCNVAILWALKRSRGSGKDEMNPMKRKAFKMVLSILIIIISNYLPPVALFPFEDHYPHKVFTCYVQPVCFAFVNISSTIQPLTYLSRLEKVPFLPESCVKKLSCKEKEKPSNK; translated from the coding sequence AATCTAATTTCAGCTCCTCAGACATCATGGAGGGCCAACTGCGCCACGACACAAGATTTAGCTACATCCTCAGAAGCAGCCTGCCCTCCTCTAACCTGACAATAAGTTCAGTCAATGCCACACACgtcttcagtgtgtttgatgGGTGTGAAgatatggtggctggtgtcgtTTTTGACCTAGCTATACAATGTTTCAATGTGATCATAGGAATACCTGCCAACATCCTGGTCCTCGCAAACCTAATAAAGACCCGACATGAACCTTCAACTTCCGACATCTTCCTGGGCTGCCTGGCTTTCATGGATGCCTACTTTGGATTCATGACAATCATAGCATTCCTCAATTTCTACCATTGGAGAAGTGCTATGGGTTGGAGAGCTATGAAGTTCTCCTATGGTGTGAAGGACACCAGTGGGCCGCTTTTCCTCTCCTGCGTCTGTCTGGATCGTTTTATAGCCGTTCTCTTCCCCATCGCATTCGGACAGTTGAAGGACATCAAATACAGGATCGGCCTGACCATCGTGGTTCTGCTGCTCACTTTTGCTTATGCTTCGGCCAAAACTGTTGGTGGCCTCCCAAACTTTGAGAAGGTTTTCACTGGTGAGGTCTTGTTTGCTTTCACCTGGATGGTGGTGTGTAACGTGGCCATCCTCTGGGCCCTGAAACGCTCACGAGGTTCTGGTAAAGATGAGATGAATCCTATGAAAAGAAAGGCTTTTAAGATGGTGCTGTCTATCTTGATCATAATCATAAGCAACTATCTCCCTCCAGTGGCTCTGTTCCCCTTTGAAGACCACTATCCCCATAAGGTTTTCACTTGCTATGTGCAACCAGTATGTTTTGCCTTCGTAAACATAAGCAGCACTATCCAGCCTTTAACTTACTTGTCCCGTTTGGAGAAAGTACCATTCTTGCCAGAATCTTGTGTGAAGAAGTTAAGCTGCAAGGAAAAAGAGAAGCCCTCAAATAAATGA
- the LOC131537953 gene encoding G-protein coupled receptor 183-like isoform X2, giving the protein MLHEDRSSDIMEGQLRHDTRFSYILRSSLPSSNLTISSVNATHVFSVFDGCEDMVAGVVFDLAIQCFNVIIGIPANILVLANLIKTRHEPSTSDIFLGCLAFMDAYFGFMTIIAFLNFYHWRSAMGWRAMKFSYGVKDTSGPLFLSCVCLDRFIAVLFPIAFGQLKDIKYRIGLTIVVLLLTFAYASAKTVGGLPNFEKVFTGEVLFAFTWMVVCNVAILWALKRSRGSGKDEMNPMKRKAFKMVLSILIIIISNYLPPVALFPFEDHYPHKVFTCYVQPVCFAFVNISSTIQPLTYLSRLEKVPFLPESCVKKLSCKEKEKPSNK; this is encoded by the coding sequence CTCCTCAGACATCATGGAGGGCCAACTGCGCCACGACACAAGATTTAGCTACATCCTCAGAAGCAGCCTGCCCTCCTCTAACCTGACAATAAGTTCAGTCAATGCCACACACgtcttcagtgtgtttgatgGGTGTGAAgatatggtggctggtgtcgtTTTTGACCTAGCTATACAATGTTTCAATGTGATCATAGGAATACCTGCCAACATCCTGGTCCTCGCAAACCTAATAAAGACCCGACATGAACCTTCAACTTCCGACATCTTCCTGGGCTGCCTGGCTTTCATGGATGCCTACTTTGGATTCATGACAATCATAGCATTCCTCAATTTCTACCATTGGAGAAGTGCTATGGGTTGGAGAGCTATGAAGTTCTCCTATGGTGTGAAGGACACCAGTGGGCCGCTTTTCCTCTCCTGCGTCTGTCTGGATCGTTTTATAGCCGTTCTCTTCCCCATCGCATTCGGACAGTTGAAGGACATCAAATACAGGATCGGCCTGACCATCGTGGTTCTGCTGCTCACTTTTGCTTATGCTTCGGCCAAAACTGTTGGTGGCCTCCCAAACTTTGAGAAGGTTTTCACTGGTGAGGTCTTGTTTGCTTTCACCTGGATGGTGGTGTGTAACGTGGCCATCCTCTGGGCCCTGAAACGCTCACGAGGTTCTGGTAAAGATGAGATGAATCCTATGAAAAGAAAGGCTTTTAAGATGGTGCTGTCTATCTTGATCATAATCATAAGCAACTATCTCCCTCCAGTGGCTCTGTTCCCCTTTGAAGACCACTATCCCCATAAGGTTTTCACTTGCTATGTGCAACCAGTATGTTTTGCCTTCGTAAACATAAGCAGCACTATCCAGCCTTTAACTTACTTGTCCCGTTTGGAGAAAGTACCATTCTTGCCAGAATCTTGTGTGAAGAAGTTAAGCTGCAAGGAAAAAGAGAAGCCCTCAAATAAATGA
- the LOC131537953 gene encoding G-protein coupled receptor 183-like isoform X3 produces MEGQLRHDTRFSYILRSSLPSSNLTISSVNATHVFSVFDGCEDMVAGVVFDLAIQCFNVIIGIPANILVLANLIKTRHEPSTSDIFLGCLAFMDAYFGFMTIIAFLNFYHWRSAMGWRAMKFSYGVKDTSGPLFLSCVCLDRFIAVLFPIAFGQLKDIKYRIGLTIVVLLLTFAYASAKTVGGLPNFEKVFTGEVLFAFTWMVVCNVAILWALKRSRGSGKDEMNPMKRKAFKMVLSILIIIISNYLPPVALFPFEDHYPHKVFTCYVQPVCFAFVNISSTIQPLTYLSRLEKVPFLPESCVKKLSCKEKEKPSNK; encoded by the coding sequence ATGGAGGGCCAACTGCGCCACGACACAAGATTTAGCTACATCCTCAGAAGCAGCCTGCCCTCCTCTAACCTGACAATAAGTTCAGTCAATGCCACACACgtcttcagtgtgtttgatgGGTGTGAAgatatggtggctggtgtcgtTTTTGACCTAGCTATACAATGTTTCAATGTGATCATAGGAATACCTGCCAACATCCTGGTCCTCGCAAACCTAATAAAGACCCGACATGAACCTTCAACTTCCGACATCTTCCTGGGCTGCCTGGCTTTCATGGATGCCTACTTTGGATTCATGACAATCATAGCATTCCTCAATTTCTACCATTGGAGAAGTGCTATGGGTTGGAGAGCTATGAAGTTCTCCTATGGTGTGAAGGACACCAGTGGGCCGCTTTTCCTCTCCTGCGTCTGTCTGGATCGTTTTATAGCCGTTCTCTTCCCCATCGCATTCGGACAGTTGAAGGACATCAAATACAGGATCGGCCTGACCATCGTGGTTCTGCTGCTCACTTTTGCTTATGCTTCGGCCAAAACTGTTGGTGGCCTCCCAAACTTTGAGAAGGTTTTCACTGGTGAGGTCTTGTTTGCTTTCACCTGGATGGTGGTGTGTAACGTGGCCATCCTCTGGGCCCTGAAACGCTCACGAGGTTCTGGTAAAGATGAGATGAATCCTATGAAAAGAAAGGCTTTTAAGATGGTGCTGTCTATCTTGATCATAATCATAAGCAACTATCTCCCTCCAGTGGCTCTGTTCCCCTTTGAAGACCACTATCCCCATAAGGTTTTCACTTGCTATGTGCAACCAGTATGTTTTGCCTTCGTAAACATAAGCAGCACTATCCAGCCTTTAACTTACTTGTCCCGTTTGGAGAAAGTACCATTCTTGCCAGAATCTTGTGTGAAGAAGTTAAGCTGCAAGGAAAAAGAGAAGCCCTCAAATAAATGA